In a genomic window of Spirochaetota bacterium:
- a CDS encoding ferritin family protein: MNDFIHIINFAIEREKESIEFYNNLEKKFTEPNIKNYISNIINIEKTHITKLNNIKNQDFINNLKSEIDKIKLEEKSLIDYLNITYISDQDKNYYSELQELLIIAIKKENLSLDLYLKLSEKFSNIKELKNIFFILANEEKEHKKYFENLYNNYILKEF; encoded by the coding sequence ATGAATGATTTTATTCATATTATTAATTTTGCAATTGAAAGAGAAAAAGAATCTATAGAATTCTATAATAATTTAGAGAAAAAATTCACTGAACCAAATATTAAAAATTACATTAGTAATATAATTAATATAGAAAAAACCCATATTACTAAACTAAATAATATTAAAAATCAAGATTTTATAAATAATTTGAAATCTGAAATTGACAAAATCAAATTAGAAGAAAAATCTCTTATCGATTATTTAAATATTACATATATTTCAGATCAAGACAAAAATTATTACTCTGAACTTCAAGAATTGTTAATAATTGCTATAAAAAAAGAAAATTTATCTTTAGATTTATATTTAAAATTATCAGAAAAATTTAGTAATATTAAAGAGCTTAAAAACATATTTTTTATTCTTGCTAATGAAGAAAAAGAGCATAAAAAATATTTTGAAAATTTATATAATAATTACATATTAAAAGAATTTTAA
- the nuoE gene encoding NADH-quinone oxidoreductase subunit NuoE, translating to MELEKACCKKIIKKILKKYNENYIENILPILQEIKDHFGYISMDFIKIISENTSIPETEIIGVASFYSSFKFNKSGKYNIKICHGTACHVNGAEQIKDAIIEILKINTGETTNDGLFSIEEVACLGCCSLAPVIMINEKVFGKLEPQKIKKIIDELKNK from the coding sequence ATGGAATTAGAAAAAGCTTGCTGTAAAAAAATTATTAAAAAAATATTGAAAAAATATAATGAAAATTACATTGAAAATATTTTACCTATTTTACAAGAAATAAAAGATCATTTCGGTTATATTTCAATGGATTTTATAAAAATAATTTCAGAAAATACATCAATACCTGAAACTGAAATAATAGGTGTAGCTTCATTTTATAGCAGTTTTAAATTCAATAAATCTGGCAAATATAACATTAAAATATGTCATGGCACAGCTTGTCATGTCAATGGAGCAGAACAGATTAAAGATGCTATTATTGAAATTTTAAAAATAAATACAGGTGAAACTACTAATGATGGTTTATTTTCAATTGAAGAAGTTGCTTGTCTTGGTTGCTGCTCACTTGCACCAGTTATTATGATAAATGAAAAGGTTTTTGGAAAACTTGAACCACAAAAAATAAAAAAAATAATTGATGAACTTAAAAATAAATAA
- a CDS encoding 4Fe-4S binding protein, translated as MENFEKNLTDQLLYFSPEKLDSINIVMASCSISAGANEVYSFFYEKLKKINKVNILKKSGCNGFCHKEPILEIFLLENELDKEKKYKLSFTNVDLNLSSLIFDYLFIKKKFEKEDIIKIQSRIDFLPIENQFRIVLRNSGNIDPENIEDYINKMGYEALKKVLKTMSPEEVILEIKKSGLRGRGGAGFPTGLKWEITYKNKNKTKYIICNGDEGDPGAFMDRAVLEGDPHSVLEGLIIGGYATEAKKGIFYIREEYPLALKRVSIAIEQAYKKGFLGNNILGSNFSFDVEIKRGAGAFVCGEETALIHSIEGKRGIPRKKPPFPSERGVYNKPTTINNVETFANIPWIILNGSSKFNSIGTEHSKGTKVFSLAGKINNSGLVEVPMGITLYDLIFKVGGGLPNNKKFKAIQIGGPSGGCLSEEHLNIKIDYEELIKTGAIMGSGGIIVLDEESCIVDVAKYFLNFTQNESCGKCTFCRIGTRRMLEILQKITDGEATLEDINKLEDLAYKIKNSSLCGLGQSAPNPIVTTLKYFRDEYIEHITDKTCRAKKCKKLLKYDIIESICTGCALCYKICPVKAITGDKINKYTIDPNKCIKCGLCYKACKFNAINLR; from the coding sequence ATGGAAAATTTTGAAAAAAATTTAACTGATCAATTATTATATTTTAGTCCAGAAAAACTAGACTCTATAAATATTGTAATGGCCTCATGTAGTATATCTGCTGGTGCAAACGAAGTTTATTCATTTTTTTATGAAAAATTGAAAAAAATAAATAAAGTAAATATTCTTAAAAAATCGGGATGTAATGGTTTTTGTCATAAGGAACCAATTTTAGAAATATTCTTATTAGAAAATGAGCTTGATAAAGAAAAAAAATATAAATTATCTTTTACAAATGTCGATTTAAACCTTTCATCATTAATTTTTGATTATTTATTTATTAAAAAAAAGTTTGAGAAAGAAGATATTATTAAAATTCAAAGTAGAATTGACTTTTTACCAATAGAAAACCAATTTAGAATAGTTTTGAGAAATTCAGGAAATATTGATCCTGAAAATATTGAAGATTATATAAACAAAATGGGTTATGAAGCATTAAAAAAAGTATTAAAAACAATGTCTCCAGAGGAAGTTATTCTTGAAATAAAAAAATCAGGATTAAGAGGAAGAGGAGGTGCTGGTTTCCCAACTGGTTTAAAATGGGAAATAACATATAAAAATAAGAATAAAACAAAATATATAATATGTAATGGTGATGAAGGTGATCCTGGAGCATTTATGGACAGAGCAGTTCTTGAAGGAGATCCTCATTCTGTGCTTGAAGGATTAATTATTGGAGGTTATGCCACAGAAGCCAAAAAGGGTATTTTCTATATTAGAGAAGAATACCCTCTTGCATTAAAAAGAGTAAGCATTGCTATAGAGCAAGCATATAAAAAAGGTTTTTTAGGAAATAATATTTTAGGAAGTAACTTTTCTTTTGATGTTGAAATAAAGAGAGGAGCAGGCGCTTTTGTGTGCGGAGAAGAAACTGCTTTAATACACTCAATAGAAGGTAAAAGAGGAATTCCAAGAAAAAAGCCACCATTCCCTTCTGAAAGAGGAGTTTATAATAAACCAACAACTATTAACAATGTAGAAACTTTTGCAAATATTCCATGGATAATATTAAATGGTTCATCTAAATTTAATTCTATAGGAACAGAACATTCCAAAGGAACAAAAGTCTTTTCTTTAGCAGGTAAAATTAATAATTCAGGTCTTGTAGAAGTACCTATGGGCATAACACTCTATGATTTAATTTTTAAAGTTGGGGGTGGTTTACCAAATAATAAAAAATTTAAAGCTATTCAAATAGGAGGACCTTCTGGTGGATGTTTATCTGAAGAACATTTAAACATTAAAATTGACTATGAAGAACTTATAAAAACTGGTGCAATAATGGGATCTGGAGGAATTATTGTTTTAGATGAAGAATCTTGTATAGTTGATGTTGCAAAATATTTTCTTAATTTTACTCAAAATGAATCGTGTGGTAAATGTACATTTTGTAGAATTGGCACAAGAAGAATGTTAGAAATCCTTCAAAAAATTACTGATGGAGAAGCAACCCTTGAAGATATTAATAAATTAGAAGATTTAGCATACAAAATTAAAAATTCATCATTGTGTGGATTAGGCCAAAGTGCACCAAATCCAATAGTAACTACTCTGAAATATTTTAGAGATGAATATATAGAACATATTACAGATAAAACGTGTAGAGCAAAGAAATGCAAAAAACTTTTAAAATATGATATAATAGAATCTATTTGTACAGGTTGTGCACTATGTTATAAAATTTGCCCTGTTAAAGCCATAACAGGTGATAAAATTAATAAATACACTATTGATCCAAATAAATGTATAAAATGTGGTTTATGTTATAAAGCATGTAAATTTAATGCAATCAATTTAAGATAA